In the Helicobacter cetorum MIT 99-5656 genome, AGCTGGGTTTTTGTTTTTCATTTCCATTATTATCTTGTGTGTTTTCAACATTTTTTAAACCCTTATCCACACTATCGTATTTGTTAGTTGTTGTTTTTTCTTTTAAACGCTCTAGCATACGCACAACGCTATCATTTTTTGTTTCAATCAAAAGATAATAATCTGTTTTCCATATCTCTTTATTATTTTCAAAAGTATCCACTATAATGGAAGCGTATTTATTTTTGCTTTTTTTGGGGTCATAACAAGATTTGTAAGTTCCAACTCTACGCTTGACAACTATCCTAAGAACAACACCATCTACAATCTCGTTTAAACCTTGTGTCCTGTATTCAAACATTCTAGTTATATCATCTGAACTCAAACTAGAAAAACTTACCCCTTCCAATTTAATTCCCCCAATCAAATTTCCTTTGTGAGTGCAAACAAAATGTTCCAAATATAGACCATTGATATTATTTTCCAAAGCTAAAGAATAAATATTTGGAACAGAAAATTTAAATGCTTTGAAAATTGTTCGTTTTAGCCATTCAAAACTTAACATTTCTATTCCTATGGATAATAATCTTTAGTATCATTTTTAAGGGTTAAATTTGCTAAGACAATGTTTGTAATATCTTCATCAAAAAATTCCAAGACATAAAACATTATTACTAACGCTAGAAATACAACCACACCATAAAATAAAGACCATACAAGCAAAGAAGATGAACTCAAAAAGCAAATTATCCAGCTATTCATATTGAGCCTTAAAAATTTCTCTTTCTTGGATATTTCTCTAATATTAGATGTTTCTATATAGTCTAAAAGCATTTTAAGAGCCAAAGAAAAAGTTTGAAATGCTTCTAGCATTTATAATGGCAATAATAGCTAGAACAACCCCTAGAACTTTCCATACAATTTCACCCAATCTGTCTAAGTTTTTAAGAACATAAAAACCTATACAAATCACGATGATTGTTCCGATAACTTTCATAAAATCAGAGCTAACAAAATCTATTATCTTATTAAGAGTGTTTTTCCATTGCTGATTACTACCGCCCCCATTCGCTAAGAGCCAATTTGGTATTGTCAGCAATACAAATACCAAAGCCTTTTCTTTTAAACCTTTATATTTCATAATCCATTCCTTGACACAAATTTTTATTATTAGTTTTACTTTCCTGTAAAACATCTGGTTCTTGTTTCAATAAAGACAGGCATTCATTTTTGATATTTTCTAAATGTTCTTTTTGCTTGCTATCTGCAAATTTAGAATGCCTATCTAGTCTCTTTAAAAAGATTTCTATCGCTTCATCATTCAGGTAATCATTACCGACTAAATTTGCTAGTTTTAAGTCATCATTGCAATCCTTAGTGAGTGGGGTGTAACTATTAGGAAGAGTTTCTGTATGCCTATAAACTATCTCTTCAGTGATTTCTTTGTAGGCTTGTCCGTTTTTGTCATTGTCATAGGCTAAAACAATATTTAAAGACAAGTCAGGTTTATCTACAGGTAAGGGCGGTGTGGTTTGGATTTGATTATCTTGCGTAAATAAATTACTCATTGCTTGTTGCTTTAAATAGGTCAAATCCATAATCCGACCTTTTAAAATAATAGGTTCTACATTGTTAGGGCTTTTATAATACGCCCTTGACTTATCCACAGAAACCTTTTTATCTATGTAATCATAAATGCCTAAAGCCTTAGCACAAAGATTGTTAAAAGTGCTGAAATCATCGCTATGGTTAAAATCTTGCCCTACAGCTTGTTGTGTGGGAATAAGTATCCGAAATCTTTCAGCAACATGTCCGTGTTTCTCTTTATTGTGGTTTCTTGATGGAATAATGAGTGTTTCTATGCCGTGTTTTTTAAAAAGATTTTTAGTCTCTTCTAGGCTAATGTTAGGCTTGTCTTTATCATTGTCTATATCAAAAATAAGCAAGTTAGAAAAACCTTTGGTGTTATGGGTATTTCTATAATTGTTCTTGTAAATCGCACTTGAATAATGGTAGTTTGTAATCACTTTGACTAATTCATCTAAACTTTTCACACTTTCGCTAACCCAGTCTTTAACTGGCATAAAATCTGTGTTACTAGGATATTTAGCCCTTGAAAAACTAATGACTAAGTTGTCTCTAGTGATATTTGGCTTGTTCTCAAGCTTAGTTTTAGTGCCTTTATACAATTCAAAGCTTTGAGCCTTTTTAAGGTAATTGACATATTCTTTGCTCTTAGATTGCTCAATATCGCTCAATAATTTTTCTAAAAAGGCATCTAACTTCTCAGCGTTAAATTGTCCGTTACAACTTAGTAAGATAGTCTCATGGCTATTAAGCTTTCTTAATTGCAAATAGCTCATGCTATCAATAATGCTTTCACTTAAAACGATATTCTTAACAAGCTTTAAATCTTTAGTGGCAAGCATTTCTATACCCTTTTCCCCCTTATTCAAAGCCTTGAGTGGTTTATCCAATGGCTGGTTATTTAAGGTAGTCATAGGAGTTTCTAAGTGTCTAGTGTAGGAAATGTTTTTGTTAGAATGGCTACTTTTAAAATACAAGAAGTTAGGCACGCACATATTATTGTGTTTGTCTCTTTTTAAAGAGTGGTTGTAGGCTAAAAAGAGATTACCATTGAGCTTTCTTCTTTCTAACATTTTAGAGCTAGTCAAACCATAAAGTTCAAAATTATTGAATTTGATTACAATTTCTTGCTGTGCTTTAGTCTTAGCTACTTCTTCATCAGCGAGCCTAGAAACATTTTCTTTTATAGTGCTATCGCTTATGCTTAAGCCTTGCGTAAAATGCATCAAATCCAAATTTCTATTTTTACAAAAACTAATAATGTTTCCACTATCAGCTTTGTTGTCGCAATTCATATAAAACCATTGAGAATTAGCATTTTGTCTCACAAGAAGCTTTTCATTACCGCTATTATAGACCTTCCAAATCTTAGTGCTTTTTTGTGTATTAAAGATATAGCCATTTTTTTCTAAAAGGCTATCTAGGGGTAAATACAAAGCATTCTTCACATAAGCCATAGTCCAACCTTACGCACACATACGAAAATCTTTGTTTTTGAACACTAACTTATTAAAAGCTCTTTGTAGGTTTTTTAAAACAATAGCCTTTTGATAGGGGCATTTGTTACTAGGGATTGCCTTTTTACTTAAGGCTTTATAATTGAGAGTGAAGCTTGTTTGAGTATCATTTAAAGGGCTAAAGCTAAACAACAAGTCATTGTATTGCCTAAATTTACTAAAGGCAATCTCTTTGAGTTCGCAAATTTGGTTATTAACTTTATACTGCACGCTTTTTAGCCTTTGTGCGTTCTTTTGTAAAAAGTTAATCATTTTCAAAAAAAAAGGCGATGGAATGTTTGACTTACCGAAATTGCTCCCCTGAAACTCCTTGTTCTTTGTGAAGTCTTTTAAATAGATATACACATATCCTGGCTTATTTCTAATCGCTTCAATAAGCCCTTGAGCTTCTAAATCGTTAATAGCGTTTCTCAAAGACCTATCTACGCATTGATGCACCTGTGTGTAGTAATGTCTGCTTAATGCGATTTTATTACTTTTTGAGCTTAATGCAATCTCACAAAGCTCTCTATAAAGCCTTCTAGACCCAACCCCACCAAAGAGAGTGCTATAAAACCTAT is a window encoding:
- a CDS encoding TrbC/VirB2 family protein, translated to MKYKGLKEKALVFVLLTIPNWLLANGGGSNQQWKNTLNKIIDFVSSDFMKVIGTIIVICIGFYVLKNLDRLGEIVWKVLGVVLAIIAIINARSISNFFFGS
- a CDS encoding virB3 type IV secretion protein, which encodes MNSWIICFLSSSSLLVWSLFYGVVVFLALVIMFYVLEFFDEDITNIVLANLTLKNDTKDYYP